A region of the Sandaracinaceae bacterium genome:
GGCGCTGCCATCGGGAATGGTGAGCTGCGTCGCATCGCTGCAGGTGGCCACGAGCCGCCCGCCCAGCTCGGGAACGAACTTGCGTCGGCACGTGAAGATGGCGGCCTGCTGCATGTCCACCGCCTCGTAAGTGGCCTTCGGGAGGACGTTGGAGCAAACGTGGTGAGCCCCCGCGCCAGTACCACAGCCCATCTCGATGATGTGCACCTTGCCGTTGCGCGCCGCGATGTACTCCTGCGCCTCGGCGAAGTGATAGAGGCCCGTGTAGGCGTTGCGCCCGAAGCGCTGTGGCTCGGACGGCTTGGTGGGTGACGCGCCCCAGCGCTCGGGCCAGGTGTACCCCCAGGTGTTGAAGGTGAACTCATAGCGCTGACCGTGCTCGTCCTTCACCTCGCCCATGGAGCGATAGAGGGCATAGAGCAGCGAATAGAGTGAGCGCTTGTCGTAGTCGTCTTCGGACACGTCTCCGTCCGACACGGAGATCTTGCTCTTACGCTCGGCCGCTGCGCTGAGGATCCAAGCGCCCACGATGAATTGCAGTTGTGTTTTCGAGTAGTCAGACTTGTTGCTGAGCGCGGTCAAGATATCCAAACGGGGGCCTCTTCTTTCGTTTTCGCTGTCTGGGGGACCGGGGACAGTACTGGAATCCATCAGAATGAGCGAATGGTATCTCGGCGCGGACACGCGGCGCTTGCAGGAGGCGTGATGCGGATGCGGAACGATGCACACGCGACCCGGGACCCCTGGGAATAGGCTCCGCGGGAGGTGCGGTTGCTGGCCGCGGCAAATGCTCTGTGGTAGCCGCGGAGTCGTGACCCCCATGAAGCAGCTCTCTCCCTGCCCATCCCCTCCATCCTCGTCCCGCACGGCAGGTTGGGCCTGTGTATCCGCCACGCTGGCCCTCGGGCTGCTGGTGGCCTGCAGCGGTGACGACACGGCCCCGGCGGCGGACCCGAGCGCAACCCCGGCCGCGGCGGCGCCGGGTGAAGGCCCAGCGGTGGCGGCGGCTCCCGAGCAGCCCGTGGCGCCACCTGCACCACCCCCCGAGCGCGCCCCGGCGCCCGACGGAACGCGCGTGCACATGGACCTGGTCACGCTCCAGCACCTGGCCGACGTGGACGTGGACGGGCTCTTCATCGACTTCGGCACGCCTGCCCGCATGAAGTACACCTCGGGCAACTGGAGCAGCGGCTTCACCCGGGACCACGAGAGCGCGGGCGTCACGTGGACGGGCTTCGGCACGCTCGGGCGGGTGTTCTTCCCGGCGGAGGACGCGAGCGCACGCAGCATCCACGTGCGGCTGAAGGGCGTGGGCGGCACCCGGCTGATCGCCTTCGTGAACGGCACGGAGGTGGGCGGCGGTCCGGTGGAGCCCGGGGACTACCGCGACGTGCGCCTCGAGGTGCCTGCGGCCGTGATGCGCCGTGGCGAGAACACGCTGCTGCTGCGCGGGGACGCCGTGAGCCCCGTCTCGGGCGAGGACGTCTCGTTCGCGCTCGACCGCATCACCATCACGCGCGCCGACCGGGCGGAGCAGCCCGAGCCCTTGCCGCCCCTGCTGCGCGAGGTGAACGCGGGCGTGGCGCGCAGCGCGCTGGCGCTGCCGGCTGCGGGCAACCTCTCCTACTACCTGGAGGTGCCGGCGGGCGCCTCGCTGGTGCTGGGCGCCGCCCGCGCCGACGCAGGCGAGGGAGAGCGCAGCGCCGAGGTGCGCGTGACCACCGACGGCGCCGAGCCACGTGTGCTGGCCACCGTGCCGCTGGCGGACCGCTTCGTGGACCAAGCGCTGAGCCTCGCGGACTTCGCCCACCAGCACGTGCGCGTGGAGCTGCGCGGGGTGGGCGGCGCGGTGGCCTTCAGCGACGTGCGCGTGGTGGTCCCGGCGCCAGCGGTGGAGCCCCTGGCGCAAGACGCCCGCAACGTCATCGTGCTCACCGTCGACACGCTGCGCGCCAGCAAGCTGCGCACGTACAACCCGCGATCGCGGGTGCGCACGCCCGCGCTCGACGCCTTCGCCACGAGCGGCACCGTCTTCGACCGCGCGCAGAGCCCGGAGAACTGGACCAAGCCCTCGGTGGCCAGCATCCTCACGTCGCTCTACCCGGCCACGCACAACGCCAAGTACGACACTTCGTCGCTGCCGCCCGGCGCGCTGCTGGTGTCCGAGGTGCTGGAGCAGGCGGGCTTCGCGACGGCGCAGTTCTCGGCGAACGGCTACGTGTCGGACCGCTTCGGCTTCGCGCAGGGCTTCAACACCCACGTGAACTACATCCGTGAGACGCGCAGCACGGAGGCCGAGACGGTGTTCCGCGAGGCCGGCGACTGGATCGAGCAGCAGGTGGCGCGGCAGCGCGCCGCGGCCACGGAGGGCGAGCCGCCGCCACGCTTCTTCACGTACATCCAGACCATCGACCCGCACGTCCCGTACGACCCGCCCACCAGCTTCTTGGACATGTACTTCGAGGGCCCCTACACGGGCCAGGTACGCAACCGGATGACGGGTGACCTGCTGGGCCGCGCCAAGGAGAACCCGCCGCGCGTGGTGTTCACCGACGAGGACAAGCTGCGCCTCGAGGCGCTCCACGACGCCGAGATCAGCTACCACGACCACCACTTGGCGCGCTTCCTCGCGCGCATCGAGCAGCTGGGCCTGAACGAGAACACGCTCTTCGTGATCACGTCGGACCACGGCGAAGAGTTCAACGAGCACGGCAGCTGGGGCCACGGGCACTCGGTCTACCAAGAGCTACTGCACGTTCCGCTCATGATCCGCTGGCCTGGCGTGGCGCCCGCCGGAGCGCGCGTGCGCGACGTGGTCACCACCATGGACATCGCGCCCACCATGCTGGAGGCGCTGGGCATGGCTTCGCCGCCCGACTTCGAGGGGCGCTCGCTCATGGGCTACCTGCGCGGGGCGCCGCCGCCCGGCCCGCACGTGGCGTTCAGCGACTATCAGGAGACGCGGCGCGTGATCCGCAGCGGGGACGCCAAGCTCATCTTGCGCAGCAACGGGACGCACGTGCTGTTCGACCTGGCCACCGACCCGGGCGAGCGGCGCGAGCTGAACGGCAGCGCGAACCCGGTGACCATGCGCACGCTGCGCATCTTGTCCGGGGTGTTCCTGGGAGCGGCAGACCGCCGAGGCTGGATCCTGGGGCGTTCGGGCGAGGCGCGCTCGCTGCGAGGCAACGTGCCCATGACGCGCGAGCTGTGCCTGCAGCTGGCTGCGCTGGGCTACATCGTGGGCGACTGCGAGACGTTCCCGAGCGAGCGCCCACGCCGCTGAGGCGCTCGGCCCTGGTCAGTGTCGCTCGAGCGCGTGGACGGTGAGCGTGACCTCCACCCGCTCGGCGCCCCGGCGCGCGGTGATCCGATGGACGCCCTCCACCGGGAGCCAGCTGGCCTCACCCACGGGGAGCGGGTTGCCGTTGATCTCCCAGCGCACGTCGGAGGCCACCGGCGCGCTCGAGCGCAGCTCGGTGGGCGTGGGGCGCAGCGGGTCCACCCACCACTCGGCTCCGTCGGACGGGTGCTCGATGCGCAGCGGACCGTCGGCGCGCGCCGCTTCACCCACGAGCCAGCCCTCCCCGCGTGCCCACTCGGCGCCGCGCGCGTCGAGCAGCACGGTGCCGCTCTCGTCGTGCAGCATGCAGGACTCGGTGGGCACACGCCCCGGCACGAAGCGCTCGGCGATGGTGGTGGAGCAGCCCGCGTGCGGCAGCTGCCCCGAGAGCGCGCACACGGGCACCGTCTCGCTGAGCGGCGTCGCGTCCAGGGCCTCACGCTGGTCGTCCACGCCGCGCTGGGCACGCGCGGCCGCGAGGATGCGTGCGGCCACGGGCGCGGCCCCCTCGAAGCCGCTGACTCGCTCGAGGGGCGCGCCGCCCGGGTCGCCCAGCCAGACCACCACCACGGTGCGGGCGTCGAAGGCCACGGCCCACGCGTCGTGGTAGCCGCTCGAGGTGCCCGTCTTGAGCGCGAAGGGCTCGCCGCCTGCCTCGGCCTCGAGGTCGCGCCCGAAGGCCAGACGCCGCGCCGTGCCGTCGGCGAGGATGTCCAACGTGGTGGCCGCCGCGAGCGGCTCGAAGGTGCGCGTCTCGACGGGGGGCTCAGCATCGCTCGCGGCGCCCCCTTCGGCGGGTGCCTCGGCAGGAGCGCCGGGCATGGCCTCGCTCGCGCCAGCGTCGCCTGCGGACGCAGGCTCCGAGTCGTCCGCGGGTGCCTGCGGGTAGCGCTGCAGCGCCACCATGTGGCCCGCGTTCAGCAGCGCCGTGTAGGCGCGCCCCAGCTCGAGCGGCGAGACGTCCACACCACCCAGCACCACGGCCGCGCCCACCTCGGCGGCCGATGGAACCTCCGTGAAGCCCAGGTCGCGCAGGCGCTGCACGATGGCCGGTGCCCCCACACGCCGCGCCACGTCGAGCGCCGCCAGGTTGAGGCTGCCGGCCAGCGCTGGGCGGGCACGCACTGGCCCGTGCTCGCGTCCGTCGTAGTTTTCGGCCTCGAAGTGGGTGCCCCCGGCGCCCGTCATGCCGCGCGCCGTGTCGTCCAGCAGCGTGGCCGCATGCGCGCCCCCCTCGAAGAGCATGGTGTAGGCGAACGGCTTCAGCGTGGAGCCCGGCTGGCGTCGCGCGCGCAGCAGATCCAGCTGGCCTCCCGCGTGCTCGGCGCCTTCGCGCGCGGCGCCCACGTACGCCAGCAGCTCGCCGGTGCGCGCGTCGATCACCACCCCAGCTCCGTTGCGCACGCCGCGCGGCTCGAGGCGCGTGACGGCCGCGCGCAGCAGCGCCTCGCTCTCGGCCTGCAGGGCGGCGTCCAGCGAAGTGCGGATCACGCGGCCCCGGGCTCGGGCGCTGGCCGGCACGGCGTCGTCGCGGTGGTCCGCCATGACGCGGTCCACGAACCGTGGGGCGCGGTAGGCGCGCACGTCGTCGGTCAGGATGCGCGGACGGCTGGCGACGGCCGCTCGATACTCGGCCTCGCTGATGAGCTCACGATGGCGCATGCGCCGCAGCACCTCGTCGCGGCGAATGAGGGCCGCCCGCAGATGACGACGCGGCTCGGTGGCGCTGGGCGCACGCGGGATGCCGGCCAAGAGCGCCGCCTCCGCCACGCCCAGGTCGCGTGCTGCCACACCGAAGTAGGCCTCGCTCGCGCGGCCCACGCCCACGATCTGGTCACCGTAGGGCAGCCGGTTCAGGTACTGCTCGAGGATCTCGTCCTTGGTCATGGCGCGCTCGAGCGCCAGCGCGCGCAGCACCTCGAGAGGCTTGCTGAGCAGGCCGTGCGGGCGCCCGTGCGTGAGCTTGATGGTCTGCTGTGTGATGGTGCTGGCGCCGCTCTTCAGGCCGAAGGGCACCAGCAACTGGAAGACCGCGCGGGTGGTGGCCAAGAGGTCCACGCCGGGGTGCGAGCGGAAGCGCCCGTCCTCCGCCGCGATGACGGCGGCCACGAGGTGCGGCGACACCTCGTCGAGCGACACCCAGCGCCGGTCCACTCCGTCCACGCGCGACTGACGGAGCGGCACGCCGTGGCGGTCGAGCACACTCAGCGCGTCGGGTGGGTGCGCGAAGCGGCTCTCGTCGAGCGTGACGCCGAACGACGCCAGATAGCCCAGCAGCAGGCCCAAGACCACGACGCCGACGGCGCGTGGCACAGCGCGAGCGACTGCGGCCGCCCACCGACGTCGCCTCGTCGGGCGCGTCGGCGGAGCGCTCGGCGCGCGGTCGCTCACTCGCTCGCCACCTCCAGCACGAACGCCGCCGAGTCACCGCCCACGCTCGGGTCGTCCTCGGACTCGATCTGTGCGGGGGGTGCCACGAAGCGCCCCACCGACGTCGCGCGCACCGCGTAGGTGTACTCGCGCAGCCCTTGGCCCAGGCGCTGCAAGCGGAAGTGCGCGCCGTTGGCCTCGAGCGAGCGCTGCTCGATGTCGCGCACGGAGCGCATGGCGTGATGACCCGCAGGCCCCACCACGTCGTCCTCCGGTCCCATCCCCAGCATGGCGCGCAGCGCCGACACCGGGCTGCCGTCGTTCAGCGTCTCGATGGCCTCGACGCCGCCGGGCAGCGGGTCGTAGAGGAACATGCGGCCGTCGGCCTCGCCGTAGGCGAAGAGGCGCACGCGGATCATCTCGCCCAGCTGGACGCGGTCGCCCGACGCGATCACCCGTCCGTCCTCGTGCTCGTAGCGCCGGTGCAGCGTGATGGCGCCGCGCGGCTCGGTGAACTGCCCGTCTTCGATGCGCTCGCCCAGCGGCTCGGCCCACTCGGCATCCACCGAGAAGAACACGGCTTGCTCTGCGGGGGCGACCACCGTGAGCGCGTGCGCGGCACCGCCCAGCGACGCCGTGGAAATGCGGTAGCGCAGACGGCCACCCTCACCCGCCGTGGCCGCCACCGCCTGCCCATCCACCAGCACCGTGGGCGGCGTGTGGAACTCGGTCCCCAGCAGCGCCGCATAGGCCGCGAGCGCACGCTGCGCGTCGGCCGCCGCGGCCAGGCTGTACCAGCCGTAGCGCGAGCGCGGTTCCACGCGGCGCAGCAGCGACGCAACAGCCTCGCCGATCAGGGCGTCCTCGGGACGCACCCGCAGCGCCAGCTCCAGCACGGACGCGAGCGCATCGATGGAGACGGAGTCGATCTGCTCGGGCAGCCCCGACTTGATCTCGTCCAGCAGCGTCACGCGCAAGCGGTGATCGTCCGGCAGCGCGAGACCAATGGAAGCCCGTCCGCCCACGCTCAGCGTGTCGCGCAGCTCGATGAGCGCGTCCACCATGGGCTGCGCCACCGTGGCCCCGGAGAGCACGAGCACGCGCAGCGCGTAGGTCAGCTCGTCGGCGGAGCGACGGCCCTGGCTCGGGCGCTCGAGGGCACGCGTGAGCGCCGTCAGGGTGGCGGCGCGCGGCGCGGCCGGCACCGTGGCGCCCGCCTGCTCGGCCAGCACCAGCGCGTGGAGCACGCGCGTGTGGTCGGCGAGCGAGAGGCGATGCTGCGGTGAGCGCACCCCATCGAGCAGGTCCTGCACCGCAGCCTGGAGGCGCGTGGCCCGCACCTCGGGAGCCGCGTCGCCCGTGGCCACGCCAGCCGCCAAGAGCATGACGCGCGCCGCGTGGTGCGTGACGCCGCCGTAGGTCGCACGCTCGGCCACCAACATCATGGCCTCGGTGCCCACCAGCGGGTGTGGTGCCAGCTCGAGGTCCATGCGGCCCCGCAGGTTGGTGGGCAGGTCGAGAGCCACCTGCGAGCGCGTCTCTTCCTCGCCCCCGCGCACGAAGCCACGCGCGTGGCTGCGACGGTAGACCGCGCGCGGCGCTACCGGCAGCGTCCGCACCGCCTCGGCCGTGGCCCCGCCCGTCACCGCGAAACGCAGCGGCAGGGTGCCCTCGCCGAGCGGCACGCGGTGCATGCTGGCCACGCGCTGCGACCGGCCGGGCGCGAGCGAGAGGTGCTGGCGCCCGAGCTCGCGATCACCCGCCGTGAGCACGACGTCCAGCTCCTGCGCGCGCTCGCCCGTGTTGTGCACGAACGCCGCCACTTCGAAGCTGTCGCCCTCGGTCACGAAGCGCGGCAGCGCGGGCTGCACCTGCACGTCGGTCATGGTGCGGATGGTGGCCTCGGCGCCTGCCGTCCCGAGCCCGGCGTCGATGACCACGGCCATCACGCGGTACTCCGTGGCGCGCGCGGGCAAGCGCAGCGTGGCGCGGGCCCGGCCTTGCGCGTCGGTCACCAAAGTGGGCGACCAGAGCGGCGTGGGGTCCAGGATCTCGTCCTCGGGGCGCAGCGTGCGCAGCGCGCCCTCTTCTTCAGCGCCGTCACCGCCGTTGCGCACCGCGTTCTGAGCCACGCGCGACGCGAGCGTGCGGCGGAGGTCTTCCCACGCGAAGTCGCCGTCGATGGTGCTGGCGAAGAGAAAGTCCAGCTCGGGGCGCTGGTAGTCCGTGAGCCTCAGGCTGCCTTCGTCCACGGCCCACAGCGCGAGCGACACCTGCGCCGGCTGACCATCGCGCGTGACGGCCACGTTCACCGTCACCTCTTCGCCGGGGCGCGCGTTGGCGGGCGCCTCCACGTTCACCACGAACGCCTGCGTGGCGGGGCGCACCGTGAGCTCGATGGCGCCGAGACGCAGGTCGGGCCCCAGCAGGTCGTGCGTGGCGGTGGGCGCACCCACGCGACCGCGCACCAGCGTCACCGTGACCAGCGCGCTCGGCACCATGTCGCGGCGCAGCGGCACGGCCAGCTCTTGCGCCCCGCGGCCCACCTCACGCACGGCCACCACCTCGGGCACCCCGCCCACGTCCACGGTGACCAGCGCGCGAGCCTGCTCGAAGGGAGACTCGAAGGCGATGCCCGCCGTCTGGCCCACTGCGTATTCGCGCTCGCGCGAGGTCAGCGTGATCGCGGTGCCGGGCGGGTCGCGGTCGGGCACCTCGTCCGCGGCGGCGACGTAGGTGCGCACCGCCGAGAGCGTCCGGCGGCCGGCCTCGTCGGTCACTTCGGCTTCCAGCACGTAGGTGCCGCCGCGAGCGGGGCGGTGCTCACACGACACGGGCTCGGCCGCGGAGCGCAGCGTGCACTCGTGGTCCACTTCACGGCGCAGCTCACGACGCTCGCGCATCTCGCCGCCCGTGCGGTCCCAGAAGGTGTGGTAGCTCTCGCGCACGAAGCGGCCGCGCACGGTCTGGCCGGGGACTGCGGCCCCCGTCCGATCGATGACGATGGCGGTGAGCGACAGCGGCTGCGCGTGGGGGATCCAGCCCTGCACGTGGCGCACGCCCACCTCGACCGCGGCAGGATAGAGCGTGACCACCTTGTCGGCCCCCACGCTCTGTCCCGCTTGGTCCGTGACGCTCGCCTCGAAGACCACGCGCGAGCGCTGCCCCGACTGCGCGTCACCGGGGATGGTCACCACCGTGCTCTGGTCCTCACGCAGGACCTCCACGCCGGCCTCGAGGGTGCCGCGCCCGCCGGCGCTCTCGCCCGTGCCGAACTGGAACGCCTGGTAGGCGCGTGGATAGTTCGCCGCGCCGTGACGCGCCAGGCTGTAGCGCAGCTCGCCGCCGGTGAGGCGCCCACCGAAGAGGTAGTTCGCGTCCACCTCGAAGCGCAGCGGGTCCCCCGCGAAGGCATGCTCGGGGGCGCGCACGTCCACGCGGAACGAGGGCTGCCGGAAGGAGGACACGTCGAAGCTGGCGCTGCCCACCCGCACGTCGCGCGCGTTCTCGCCGTCGCCGCGGCGCACGAAGATCTCCACGCGGTGCTCGCCGAGGGACGCGTTGCGCGGCAGGCGGAACTCTGCGGCGCCCGCGCCATAGGTGTCCAGCTGCACGTCGCTCGACTCGAGGGCAGCGCTCTCGGTGGGCCCCATCAGACGAATGGAGATGCCGCCGCGGGCGGCCACCGCGTCGCCCGCTTCCACGCGGCGCAGCGTGGCGCGAACGCGCACGCGCTCACCCGGCCGGTAGGCCCCGCGGTCGGTGAAGACGTGCGCGCTGGGCAAGTCGGCGGCGCCCTCGGCGGCCCCCTCACCAAGGCTGAAGTGACCGGCTCCGATGGCTCGGCCGCGCTCCACCACCACCACGGCGCGGCTGCTCTCGGTGCGCGTGACCACGGCCACGCGCTGGGTGGCCAAGCCCGTGGCGCGCAAGAACACGACACCGTTCGCGTCGGTGCGCGCGCGCTCGCTGGCGGCGCCCAGGTCCGACGGGGACGTGGCGTTGCGGGCCACGCGGAAGAGCTCCACCTGCGCGTTGGCCACGGGCGAGCCGTCCGAGAGCTTGGTCACCCACACCAGCGCCCCACGGCTGGTCACGCGCACGTTGGGCGCGAGATCGCCCTGCTGCACGAAGACCGCGTGCGACTGGGCGCGCGCCCCGGCGGCCGCGCGGAAGCTGAGGGCCGCCATGTCGGCGCGCCGGGCAGCGCCGTCACGCCAGCGCAGCGTGCCTTCGCCCCAGCGGTTGGCGCGCGAGTCCGGCACCAGGGGCTGGAGCGGGATGGACGAGCCCTGCCCCGCGTCCGAGGCGTGCGTGGGGAACAACGCTGCCAGCGCCTCGCCGCCGTTGGCCACGGGCACGTAGCGGGCCACCGCCGTGTCGGCGTGCACGGCTGCGAAGCGTATGTCGGCGGACGCGTCGCCCTCCATGGCCACCAGCTGGCCATCCAGGTGCACGCGCACCTCGGGGTTGAGCCCGCGGCTACGGATGGCATAGGGCGGCGTGCGCTCGAGGCGCACCGCGTTGGCGGTGTCCACGTTCCCCACGCGCACCTCGTAGACCTGGTCGGGCTCCCAGTCCGCCACCACGCCGAAGCGCCGCGGCTGCTGCGGGTCGAAGCGCAGCGCCAGGTTGGGCGGCGTGGGGCGCACGCGGATCTCGCTGAGCGCAGGCGCGCTGATGGCCTCGGACGCGCGGAAGCTGAACTCCTGCTCGATGTCCAGCACCTCACCCGGCTCGCGGTCGGCCGAGCAACGCAGCCCCGACGACTGGCAGTTGACCCCGTCGATGCGCGGCCGCGGCAGCACCGAGAACGCGACCATGGAGGGATACGAGCTGGTGCCGCCGGCCCAGCGCGGCGTGAGCGCCATGTGGATGCGCGCCCCCAGCTGCAGCGGGCGGGTGGGCACCACGTCCACCTGGAAGCCGCGCTCTTGCACGCCGCGCGCGCGCACCGTGACCGGCAGGGTGCGGTGGCCACCGTCGGCCTCGAACACCAGGAGCTCGCGGCCCAGGTCGGCGGCCGACACGCTGGCGTCGAAGAACAGCGGCATGGGCTCGCCGGCGGTGATGCTCTGGGTTCCCGTCGAGCGCAGGCGCGGCGTTCCGTCGAAGACCACCAAGCGCTCGTCGCCGTCATCCACCAGCGCGCCATCCAGCGACGAGAGGGCGGTGTCGAGGGTCATGGTGGCCTCGCCCACGCTCGAGGCCGGCCACGCGCGCTCGTTCGGCGTGAACACCAGCGTGCTGCGGTTGGTCCAGGTGGCCGTGCCCGGCACCGCGGGGCGGAACACGAGCGGGATGGCGGTGAGCGGGTCGCCCACGGCGGCGCGGCCCACCATGGGGCGGTTGAAGCGCAGCGAGATGCTCTGCCCGCGCCGCAGGTGGATGGAGTTGCCGCGGGGCGAGAGCAGCACCAACGCCTCCGGGCGGTCAGCCGCCAGCAGCGGGTCGAGCGGGGCCGCCGGCCGCGTCGTCCCGGGCTCGCCGGGGAAGCTGGCCAGGGCGGCGAGGCCCGTGGGCAGCGGCACGGCGTGCGTGGGCTCCGAGGTGGTCGGGCTGGGGATGCCACCGCAGGACACCCCGAAGACCACGCCCAACGGCGCGAGCACGAGCGAGACGAACCAGATGGCGCGCGCACGAGGGCGCGGCGGCGTGTGACTTTCCAAACCCATGCCGAAGGGGGTAGCACAGAGTGGGCCGCGACCGTGAGCCCCCTCTCCGTGCTTGGTGGCAGGGGCTTGGCGGGGTTCAGGCCTCGGCTTCGGGGACGGCTTGTGGCTCTGGCGACACGGGCTCGTTGCGCGGCGGACGCGATCGCACGCGGGCCCAGGCCACGAGGCCGAGAAGCGCCAACAACACCAGCCACTCGAAGGTGCGCCCGATGCGCACGTAGAGCGTGCGCCCGATCAACCCCTCGGCCCCACCCAGCTCCGCCACCGTGGTCACGAAGGTAGTGGCCTCGTAGGTGCCCGTCAGCACCACGTTCTCGCCCGTGGCGGCGACGTGCCCGCTGACGCCGGTGTTCACCGCGCGCACCAGATCGCGCCGCGTCTCGATGCTGCGCATGCGCGCCACCATGTGGTGCAGGTGCGGCTCGCTGGTGTTGCCGAACCATGCGTCGTTGGTGACGTTCACCAGGTAGTCCGGGCTGTGCTCGGCGACGGCGCGCCCGTAGTGGTCCAGCACGTCCTCGTAGCAGTTGAGCACCCCGATACCAGAGCCGGCCAGGGTCATGACCTCGGGCGCCTCACCCGGATAGACCCCCGGGCACTGAAAGGCCCACTGCAGCGGCGGGAGCACCTCCCAGAGCGGCACGCGCTCGCCGAAGTAGAGCAGCTCCACCTTGTCGCTCTGCCCCGTGACGCGGCCGTCGGCCTCGAGCGCCAGCACCGAGTTCCACACCGCGCAGCCGTCTCCATACGTGGCCGTGCCCACCAGGATGGGCCCGCGCACACCATCGCGCAGCACGGCGTGCACGCCGGTGCGGTCGTGCGTGGCGTCGCGCTCGAAGCCGAAGGGGTAGGCCGTCTCGGGCCAGATGACCACCTCGGCGCCCGCCGCCTCCACCTCGCGGGTCTGGCGCCGCAGCACCTCCATCTGGGCCCGGAAGAAGCGGCGATCGTGCTTCTCGAAGATGCCCACGTTGGGCTGCACCACGCCCACCCGCACCGTGGGGGCCGCGGCGCGTGCCGCCCGGACTTCCGCCAGCCGCTGGTGACCATAGACCGCGGGAGACACCAGGCAGAGCACGCTGCCCACCAGCAGCGCCGCCCGCGCGCGGCGCGACGCGGGCGCGAGACCGAGCGGCGTGTCGAACGCGGCGAAGGCCATGCACCCACCCGCGAGGAGCAAGAGGTCCAGCAGGGCCTGCCCCGCCAGATCGGCGCCCTGCACCCAGGCCAGTGACGGCAGCATGCCCACGGCCGGGTGCCACGGGAAGAGCTGCCACACGAAGGCGAAGCCCACCGTGAGCGTGATGGGCAGCCCCAGCGCGAGCGGCACCCCGCGCGCCCGCAGCGCCCCGGCGACCGCCCCGCCGAACATCATGGGGCCGGCCTGCCCGGCCCACAGCAAGAGGCCCACCAGCATGCCGGCGATCCACGGGAACCCCGCGAAGTCCTGCAGCAGGCCCACCACCCAGTACAGCACCAGTGCGTTGCACGCGGTGCCCGCCGCGAGCCCCACCAGCAGCCCGGTGCGCGCCCCTTGCTTCACGCTCTCGAACCCGGGAGCGAGGCCCATGGCGATGCCGAAGAGCGGCGCGAACAGCACCGGCCCACCGGGCACCTCGTGGGGAGCCGCCGCGAGCCCCAGGAAGAGCCCCGCGAACGCGGCCAGCAGCAACGAGCGAAGAAGGGTCACGGGGCCGGACCCTGCGCGAAGTGCGGCGAAGAGGCAACTCTCGGCGCGCGACAAGCTCGACATCCTGCGGGAAAACCACTATCCATCGCGCGTGTCCAGCGCCCCGCGACTCCACGAGCTTCGGCGAATGCATGCGGCCACGGGTGCCCCCCTGCTGCTGCTCGGCTGGGTCAGTGTGCTGGTGGTCGGCTACCGCTTGCTGGGCGGCCCCTCCTCACAGCTGGACTGGCTGCCGGGCGCCGGCCCCCTCGTGGGGTGGGGGGGTCTGATGACGCTCGGCCTCGCAGCCCACTTGGGCGTCCGCATTCGGCTGGGCGATGCGCTCGAAAACACCGCGAGTGAGGCCGACGCGGACGGGCGGAGCCTGCGGATGGGCGCGGGCGCGCTGTCGCTCCTGGCGGGCATCGCGGCGCTCTTCCTCGTCGCCGGCGTCGTCTTTGGGGGTCGCAGCGCGCCCGAGGTGTACACCCTGCTGGACCAGGCGCTGAGCGGTTCCGTAGGCGTGGGTGTGGCTTGCTTCCTCGGGGCTGCGGGTGGGCTCTACCTGTCGGAGGAGCTGCCGCGCGCCACCGTGCAGCTCGGGGTCGTGCGGACCGAGCGCGCGCTGCGCGCCG
Encoded here:
- a CDS encoding class I SAM-dependent methyltransferase, which gives rise to MGAWILSAAAERKSKISVSDGDVSEDDYDKRSLYSLLYALYRSMGEVKDEHGQRYEFTFNTWGYTWPERWGASPTKPSEPQRFGRNAYTGLYHFAEAQEYIAARNGKVHIIEMGCGTGAGAHHVCSNVLPKATYEAVDMQQAAIFTCRRKFVPELGGRLVATCSDATQLTIPDGSADFVAVNETHVTEHAGQVTEEDERFFKTAHRLLKPGGFLVWGNAIPDSTWQPCMDYLASIGMHVREQDDVTAEAIAARDQDKARIDTYVDQCMTAFHGFKIPVVGKVRRGQADVALKNFARNPDTMLYQRMVDGTDTYRVVLVRKDA
- a CDS encoding sulfatase — its product is MTPMKQLSPCPSPPSSSRTAGWACVSATLALGLLVACSGDDTAPAADPSATPAAAAPGEGPAVAAAPEQPVAPPAPPPERAPAPDGTRVHMDLVTLQHLADVDVDGLFIDFGTPARMKYTSGNWSSGFTRDHESAGVTWTGFGTLGRVFFPAEDASARSIHVRLKGVGGTRLIAFVNGTEVGGGPVEPGDYRDVRLEVPAAVMRRGENTLLLRGDAVSPVSGEDVSFALDRITITRADRAEQPEPLPPLLREVNAGVARSALALPAAGNLSYYLEVPAGASLVLGAARADAGEGERSAEVRVTTDGAEPRVLATVPLADRFVDQALSLADFAHQHVRVELRGVGGAVAFSDVRVVVPAPAVEPLAQDARNVIVLTVDTLRASKLRTYNPRSRVRTPALDAFATSGTVFDRAQSPENWTKPSVASILTSLYPATHNAKYDTSSLPPGALLVSEVLEQAGFATAQFSANGYVSDRFGFAQGFNTHVNYIRETRSTEAETVFREAGDWIEQQVARQRAAATEGEPPPRFFTYIQTIDPHVPYDPPTSFLDMYFEGPYTGQVRNRMTGDLLGRAKENPPRVVFTDEDKLRLEALHDAEISYHDHHLARFLARIEQLGLNENTLFVITSDHGEEFNEHGSWGHGHSVYQELLHVPLMIRWPGVAPAGARVRDVVTTMDIAPTMLEALGMASPPDFEGRSLMGYLRGAPPPGPHVAFSDYQETRRVIRSGDAKLILRSNGTHVLFDLATDPGERRELNGSANPVTMRTLRILSGVFLGAADRRGWILGRSGEARSLRGNVPMTRELCLQLAALGYIVGDCETFPSERPRR
- a CDS encoding transglycosylase domain-containing protein; the protein is MPRAVGVVVLGLLLGYLASFGVTLDESRFAHPPDALSVLDRHGVPLRQSRVDGVDRRWVSLDEVSPHLVAAVIAAEDGRFRSHPGVDLLATTRAVFQLLVPFGLKSGASTITQQTIKLTHGRPHGLLSKPLEVLRALALERAMTKDEILEQYLNRLPYGDQIVGVGRASEAYFGVAARDLGVAEAALLAGIPRAPSATEPRRHLRAALIRRDEVLRRMRHRELISEAEYRAAVASRPRILTDDVRAYRAPRFVDRVMADHRDDAVPASARARGRVIRTSLDAALQAESEALLRAAVTRLEPRGVRNGAGVVIDARTGELLAYVGAAREGAEHAGGQLDLLRARRQPGSTLKPFAYTMLFEGGAHAATLLDDTARGMTGAGGTHFEAENYDGREHGPVRARPALAGSLNLAALDVARRVGAPAIVQRLRDLGFTEVPSAAEVGAAVVLGGVDVSPLELGRAYTALLNAGHMVALQRYPQAPADDSEPASAGDAGASEAMPGAPAEAPAEGGAASDAEPPVETRTFEPLAAATTLDILADGTARRLAFGRDLEAEAGGEPFALKTGTSSGYHDAWAVAFDARTVVVVWLGDPGGAPLERVSGFEGAAPVAARILAAARAQRGVDDQREALDATPLSETVPVCALSGQLPHAGCSTTIAERFVPGRVPTESCMLHDESGTVLLDARGAEWARGEGWLVGEAARADGPLRIEHPSDGAEWWVDPLRPTPTELRSSAPVASDVRWEINGNPLPVGEASWLPVEGVHRITARRGAERVEVTLTVHALERH